From Mya arenaria isolate MELC-2E11 chromosome 12, ASM2691426v1, the proteins below share one genomic window:
- the LOC128210341 gene encoding uncharacterized protein LOC128210341: protein MSDTNETNDDDDVDTYRREIYANRRSPRSQRAPCFANDANDNGDDDSTESYATCPTNNSEDDEIDTYRREICANLSYQRSQSAPCFVQVIDGSYEPSSTSFDNVKKAKVTRFQKVRRFFIFCGRKKSK, encoded by the exons ATGTCAG ATACTAATGAAactaatgatgatgatgacgttGATACTTACAGACGTGAAATTTATGCTAATAGAAGGTCCCCAAGGTCCCAGCGTGCACCTTGCTTCGCTA ATGATGCTAATGATAACGGTGATGATGATTCAACCGAAAGTTATGCAACTTGCCCTACCA ATAATAGTGAAGATGATGAAATTGATACTTACAGACGTGAGATTTGTGCTAATTTAAGTTACCAAAGGTCCCAAAGTGCTCCTTGCTTTGTTCAAGTAATCG ATGGAAGTTATGAACCTTCCTCTACCA GTTTCGACAATGTGAAGAAAGCTAAGGTGACGCGTTTTCAGAAAGTACGAAGGTTTTTTATATTCTGTGGAAGGaagaaatcgaagtga